The Homalodisca vitripennis isolate AUS2020 unplaced genomic scaffold, UT_GWSS_2.1 ScUCBcl_1062;HRSCAF=4205, whole genome shotgun sequence genome segment CTATTTGACTGTAGAGTACCACACATGTTAGTCTGGTTGGTCATTAGGTACTCGGCCAGGTCCACGCTGTTGTAGAAATTGTCGAGAAAGATTATGTGGCCTTTGCCGAGGTAGTTCTGCATTAACTTTCTCACAACTTCAAAGGCGTGGCCCTTTTCTTTGTCAATAAGTGTCCCCTTTCCTAAGTAGatgatgatatttaaaatgaatccaTCAGATGTTGTCAGTTCGTACAGTTTTATACCGTACTtgtgtgatttgttttttatatactgccGAAACGACAGTCGGCCTCTGAAGAGGACCATAGCCTCATCTAGAGAAAGTGACTTCCCAGGGCTGTAAACCCTAACAGAGTTTGCTAAGATATCATTGAGGACATTCTCAATTTTATGCATCCTATTGTCTGTGGAGTCTATGtttggatcataaaaacacaaacatcttaaaatacattcaaaacgaTTGCGGGACATGGTCCGGCCAAAGATAGGATGCTCATATAAGCCGTCCTTGGACCAATAGTGTTTTATAGATGGAAGGTTTACATTACCCATCAACATacacaaacctaaaaattttttcaattcttcaacaGAAACATTTTCCCAAAAGTTTAGATGAGCATGTTTGGAAAGAGGTGTCCCTCGCATGATTCCAGCTCTGGTGTTTGTCCATGTGACAATTTTTTCTAACAGGGCGGTGTCAAAAATATTGCCAAACACTTCAACTGGATCAGTTGTTTGTATATTCACTTTTTCTTCACCCACAAAATCATGAATTAGTGGGACTTTGTTCGTGTCAGTCCAACAACCATTAATACTGATATGATCATTGTGGACTTCATTGGCAACGAACTGTACATTAACATCatcggtaaaattattttgattctgcACATATTCA includes the following:
- the LOC124371193 gene encoding piggyBac transposable element-derived protein 4-like, whose translation is MEPNRKRRRVCTNSEIDRELIDSDSDTEISSLFSSDGNSEYIPTSNSSDDSSSEVDRNEVVTEVEAHEYVQNQNNFTDDVNVQFVANEVHNDHISINGCWTDTNKVPLIHDFVGEEKVNIQTTDPVEVFGNIFDTALLEKIVTWTNTRAGIMRGTPLSKHAHLNFWENVSVEELKKFLGLCMLMGNVNLPSIKHYWSKDGLYEHPIFGRTMSRNRFECILRCLCFYDPNIDSTDNRMHKIENVLNDILANSVRVYSPGKSLSLDEAMVLFRGRLSFRQYIKNKSHKYGIKLYELTTSDGFILNIIIYLGKGTLIDKEKGHAFEVVRKLMQNYLGKGHIIFLDNFYNSVDLAEYLMTNQTNMCGTLQSNRVGNPQVVVQTKLKKGECVSRQRGDVTVMKWRDKRNVLTISTSNGPEMEETRTKRGEVIQKPSMVVRYNKGMSGIDRSDQMISYYSTPRKSLRWYIKIFFHLLDVSLWNSTFIFSKLTTKTTYLNFRDIIIKQYIHVEPIPRKPRPIRSSQTTHAPVKLEKRLRCHVCREAHNTRKQTFYACSICKDSKDKPFGLCMPTCFNLWHEK